The window AGTACAAAACAAAACATAACGACACGAGAAGAAAACACAAGTGCCAAACCAATAATGTTAGAAATTAAGGATTTGAGAAAAAGCTTTGGTGATAATCATGTTTTAAATGGTTTTAATTTAAAATTGTTTGAAGGAGAAAATTTGGTTATTATGGGGAAATCAGGATCTGGTAAATCGGTGATGATTAAATGTTTGGTAGGCTTATTACAAGCAGATTCTGGAACCATAAAAATTATGGGAAAAGAAATTAATACGCGAAATCAAGCAGATCTAGATAAATTACATACAGAAATAGGATTTCTATTTCAAGGTAGTGCTTTGTATGACTCGATGACGGTTAGAGAAAATTTAGAATTTCCTTTACGAAGACATAAACGGAAATTGGATACAGCATCAAACATCGATGAGTTAGTAAAGGAAGCTTTAGAAAATGTAGGGTTATTACATGCTATAGATTTAATGCCAGCAGAGCTTTCAGGAGGAATGCAAAGACGTGTTGCATTGGCAAGAACCTTAATATTAAAACCTAAAATAATTTTATATGATGAACCAACCAGTGGTTTAGATCCTATCACATCTAAAGAAATTATTGAGCTTATGAGAAATGTGCAAAAGCAATATAAAACCTCTTCATTAATAATCACACATGATGTGGATTGCGCACGTGTTGTTTCCGAACGTATTATTTTATTAGTCGATGGTATTAATTATGCAGAAGGTACTTTTAAAGAATTAGCAACAGCTACAGATAGTCAAATAAAAGCTTTTTTTAAGTAAATTTATAAGCAAATTATGAACCGAACATGTTAATAGTATTTATCATTCCGTATTAGGATTAAAGGGATCAACATGTGCTAGTAAAAACACAATAAATATAACAGATGGAAAAATCAAATAGTCAAAAATTAAGATTAGGAGTCTTTGTTATTCTTGGGTCGCTTCTTTTTATTACTACCATATATTTTATAGGGGATCGTCAAAATTTATTTGGGAAAACCTTTACCATAAATTCTAATTTTAATAATGTAAACGGATTAATGCAAGGGAATAACGTGCGTTATTCTGGTG is drawn from Lacinutrix sp. WUR7 and contains these coding sequences:
- a CDS encoding ABC transporter ATP-binding protein, giving the protein MSTKQNITTREENTSAKPIMLEIKDLRKSFGDNHVLNGFNLKLFEGENLVIMGKSGSGKSVMIKCLVGLLQADSGTIKIMGKEINTRNQADLDKLHTEIGFLFQGSALYDSMTVRENLEFPLRRHKRKLDTASNIDELVKEALENVGLLHAIDLMPAELSGGMQRRVALARTLILKPKIILYDEPTSGLDPITSKEIIELMRNVQKQYKTSSLIITHDVDCARVVSERIILLVDGINYAEGTFKELATATDSQIKAFFK